In one Streptomyces venezuelae genomic region, the following are encoded:
- a CDS encoding AraC family transcriptional regulator gives MARRTITVHHVRAVLRGAERHGVDTVPLLRGAQIPPLLLGDDRARVTAPQFARLFRELYRATQDEFLGLGSAVSRPGTFAMMCQAALGCRDLGAAVERGATFYGLFPGGPDLVLERRGDEAVFGVRSDLEQDYFLAECLVIIWHRLCSWLIGRRIPLRWAEFGHPPPPHKDEYELLFGCPVRFGAERTGAGFDPHWLDAPLVRDEDALDEMLRRAPFELLSRREYGTTVAEQVRRVLARALRSSPRLPSLGEIAARLAVSPATLRRRLAQESTSYQRLKDAVRRDAAIAGLVEGREPIAELAARLGFSEDTAFHRAFRRWTGTTPGAYRTETERPPGAPPYDSSSDAFPSGGGPSGGGGASDGGSEEAPRG, from the coding sequence ATGGCCAGGCGGACGATCACCGTGCACCACGTACGGGCCGTGCTGCGCGGCGCCGAGCGGCACGGCGTGGACACGGTGCCGCTGTTGCGGGGAGCGCAGATTCCGCCGCTCCTGCTCGGGGACGACCGGGCGCGGGTCACCGCGCCCCAGTTCGCCCGGCTCTTCCGTGAGCTGTACCGGGCGACGCAGGACGAGTTCCTCGGTCTCGGCTCCGCCGTCAGCAGGCCGGGGACGTTCGCGATGATGTGCCAGGCCGCGCTGGGCTGCCGTGATCTGGGCGCGGCCGTCGAGCGGGGCGCGACGTTCTACGGACTGTTCCCCGGCGGCCCCGACCTCGTCCTCGAACGGCGCGGCGACGAGGCCGTGTTCGGCGTGCGCAGCGACCTCGAACAGGACTACTTCCTCGCCGAGTGCCTCGTCATCATCTGGCACCGGCTGTGCAGCTGGCTGATCGGGCGCCGCATCCCGCTGCGCTGGGCCGAGTTCGGGCATCCGCCGCCCCCGCACAAGGACGAGTACGAGCTGCTCTTCGGGTGCCCCGTGCGGTTCGGCGCCGAGCGGACCGGCGCGGGCTTCGACCCGCACTGGCTCGACGCGCCGCTCGTCAGGGACGAGGACGCGCTCGACGAGATGCTGCGCCGGGCCCCCTTCGAGCTCCTCAGCCGCCGCGAGTACGGCACGACCGTCGCCGAGCAGGTGCGCCGCGTCCTCGCCCGGGCGCTGCGCTCATCGCCGCGGCTGCCCTCCCTCGGCGAGATCGCGGCGCGGCTCGCGGTGAGCCCGGCGACGCTGCGCCGCAGGCTCGCCCAGGAGTCCACGTCGTACCAGCGGCTGAAGGACGCGGTGCGGCGCGACGCGGCGATCGCGGGTCTGGTGGAGGGCCGCGAGCCGATCGCCGAGCTCGCGGCCCGGCTCGGATTCTCCGAGGACACCGCGTTCCACCGGGCGTTCCGACGCTGGACGGGCACGACACCGGGTGCCTACCGCACGGAGACGGAACGCCCGCCCGGAGCCCCGCCCTACGACTCCTCGTCGGACGCCTTCCCCTCCGGTGGCGGGCCGTCCGGCGGCGGGGGCGCGTCCGACGGGGGCTCCGAGGAGGCGCCGCGCGGCTGA
- a CDS encoding HAD family hydrolase yields the protein MHQHFDRLRLVALNIDGVLLNDTFSPVIGNFITSRGGVYDASTERRILSQPRRVAGGEMARAAGLDITGDEALELYFAERDRYVAEHPVRPNPGAAELIERIRGLGLQVVCYGGLSKPHFDTHLGSWAHLFDGPGYVCTDSFRPGIKEIAEDVFSLGLDEVLFVDDVARVAEAAKGLGVPFIGHPCSFQRTFMEELSVRHIVDSLDAIDEELLRTLDAEAAAGANWPATTAS from the coding sequence ATGCACCAGCACTTCGACCGACTGCGCCTCGTCGCGCTCAACATCGACGGCGTTCTGCTCAACGACACGTTCAGCCCCGTCATCGGCAACTTCATCACCAGCCGCGGGGGCGTGTACGACGCCTCGACCGAGCGGCGCATCCTCTCCCAGCCGCGCCGCGTCGCCGGTGGCGAGATGGCCCGCGCGGCCGGCCTCGACATCACGGGCGACGAGGCCCTGGAGCTCTACTTCGCCGAACGCGACCGGTACGTCGCCGAGCACCCCGTGCGGCCGAACCCCGGCGCCGCGGAACTCATCGAGCGGATACGCGGCCTGGGCCTCCAGGTCGTCTGCTACGGCGGCCTGAGCAAGCCCCACTTCGACACCCACCTGGGCTCCTGGGCCCACCTCTTCGACGGCCCCGGCTACGTCTGCACCGACTCCTTCCGCCCCGGCATCAAGGAGATCGCCGAGGACGTGTTCTCGCTGGGCCTCGACGAGGTGCTGTTCGTGGACGACGTCGCCCGGGTCGCCGAGGCGGCGAAGGGGCTCGGCGTGCCGTTCATCGGCCATCCCTGCAGCTTCCAGCGCACGTTCATGGAGGAGCTGTCGGTGCGGCACATCGTCGACTCGCTGGACGCGATCGACGAGGAGCTGCTGCGCACCCTCGACGCCGAGGCCGCGGCGGGCGCCAACTGGCCCGCGACGACGGCCAGCTGA
- a CDS encoding ScbA/BarX family gamma-butyrolactone biosynthesis protein yields MTLVSYAQTTPATQLRDVPQEYVHKLVSAEVLLTGWAPAGEDRVTVTARWPRGHAFYEPVTGRHDPMLLAETLRQSIPLISHALYDVPLGHHLIWQHFTFEVAPDAMVLDSGPMDVELRITCGDITRRGGRLAALTMDIEILRDGRHLGTAHTRFSSNAPAIYRRLRGDRGTAPGATSPTPLTPPIPPAPAGRNHADDVVLSPTSQPHQWQLRVDQTHPILFDHPVDHAPGMLLLEAARQAAHAVQDPLGRPAFPIRFESAFFRYVEFDAPCLITAHVEPAAYPKGHQSISVTALQEDNEAFSCRVTLAHPAP; encoded by the coding sequence ATGACTCTCGTTTCGTATGCACAGACCACGCCAGCTACCCAACTGCGGGACGTGCCGCAGGAGTACGTCCACAAGCTGGTCAGCGCCGAAGTGCTGCTGACCGGCTGGGCGCCCGCGGGCGAGGACCGGGTGACGGTCACCGCCCGGTGGCCGCGCGGCCACGCCTTCTACGAGCCCGTCACCGGACGGCACGACCCGATGCTGCTCGCCGAGACGTTGCGGCAGAGCATCCCGCTGATCTCGCACGCCCTCTACGACGTGCCGCTCGGCCATCACCTCATCTGGCAGCACTTCACCTTCGAGGTCGCGCCCGACGCGATGGTCCTCGACAGCGGCCCGATGGACGTCGAACTCCGCATCACCTGCGGCGACATCACCCGGCGCGGCGGCCGCCTCGCCGCCCTCACGATGGACATCGAGATCCTCCGCGACGGCCGGCACCTGGGAACCGCGCACACCCGCTTCAGCAGCAACGCCCCGGCGATCTACCGCAGACTCCGCGGCGACCGCGGCACGGCGCCGGGCGCCACGTCCCCGACGCCGCTCACCCCGCCGATACCGCCCGCCCCGGCGGGCCGGAACCACGCCGACGACGTAGTGCTCTCACCCACCTCGCAGCCGCACCAGTGGCAACTGCGCGTCGACCAGACACACCCCATCCTGTTCGACCACCCCGTCGACCACGCACCCGGCATGCTCCTGCTCGAAGCCGCCCGCCAGGCCGCCCACGCCGTCCAGGACCCGCTGGGCAGGCCCGCCTTCCCGATCCGCTTCGAGTCGGCGTTCTTCCGCTACGTCGAGTTCGACGCACCCTGCCTGATCACCGCCCACGTCGAACCCGCCGCCTACCCGAAGGGCCACCAGAGCATCTCGGTCACCGCCCTCCAGGAGGACAACGAGGCCTTCTCCTGCCGCGTGACCCTGGCCCACCCGGCCCCGTGA
- a CDS encoding AMP-dependent synthetase/ligase has product MQQTRKDPVKPSELPGTLALLAEWAAERHTGLPALRFRRDGEWAEMSYEELRDAARRMGRALLALGVRPGDRVGILAETRPEWTCTHFGVLAAGAVVVPVYPTAGDDEVAWVLSDSGAEVVICEDADRAAKVERLRDRLPALRHVLLMTDPPAELGSPDELLARASARSAADLATIIYTSGTTGPPKGCLLTHGNLLAVQAATVPLVDGGPGESTYLYLPLAHLLAQLIEFMTLVEGGTLTYFGGRIEDVVAELAEARPTHLPSVPRLFEKVRSVVLSLAEAEEGGRERFEEAVRIGVLAADGELPDELRDAHEAADKALYSLVRQALGGRVRWALTGGAPIAPDTVDFLRACGIAFYEGYGMTESAGVLTLNHPGAVRYGTVGRPVDGVELRIADDGEVLARGAMVFPGYHDNPGATRDVLDAEGWLHTGDLGALDADGYLTITGRKKDLIITSGGKNLTPSLTELAIQASRFVSRAVMVGDHRPYPVALVTLDAEEVAGWAERAGVTLTVPVSRDPRVRLLVQEAVDAANATASRPARIRDFTVLEGDFTVEDGLLTPSLKVRRKAVTERYAQVVEELYERGHAPR; this is encoded by the coding sequence ATGCAGCAGACGCGGAAGGACCCCGTGAAGCCGTCCGAACTGCCCGGCACCCTGGCGCTCCTCGCGGAGTGGGCGGCGGAGCGCCACACCGGTCTGCCCGCCCTGCGCTTCCGGCGCGACGGGGAGTGGGCCGAGATGTCGTACGAGGAGCTGCGCGACGCCGCACGCCGGATGGGCCGGGCGCTGCTCGCGCTCGGGGTCCGTCCCGGGGACCGTGTCGGGATCCTCGCCGAGACGCGGCCCGAGTGGACCTGCACGCACTTCGGTGTCCTCGCGGCGGGCGCCGTCGTGGTGCCGGTCTATCCGACGGCCGGTGACGACGAGGTCGCGTGGGTCCTGTCGGACTCGGGCGCGGAGGTCGTCATCTGCGAGGACGCGGACCGGGCGGCGAAGGTCGAACGGCTGCGGGACCGGCTCCCGGCCCTGCGGCACGTACTGCTCATGACGGACCCGCCCGCCGAACTCGGCTCACCGGACGAGCTGTTGGCACGGGCCTCCGCGCGCTCCGCCGCGGACCTGGCCACCATCATCTACACGTCGGGCACCACGGGGCCGCCCAAGGGCTGTCTGCTCACGCACGGCAACCTGCTGGCCGTGCAGGCCGCCACCGTGCCGCTCGTGGACGGCGGTCCCGGCGAGTCCACGTACCTGTATCTGCCGCTCGCCCACCTCCTGGCCCAGCTCATCGAGTTCATGACGCTCGTCGAGGGCGGCACGCTCACCTACTTCGGCGGGCGCATCGAGGACGTCGTCGCGGAACTCGCCGAGGCACGGCCCACGCATCTGCCGTCCGTGCCGCGGTTGTTCGAGAAGGTGCGGTCCGTGGTGCTGTCGCTGGCCGAGGCGGAGGAAGGCGGGCGCGAACGGTTCGAGGAGGCGGTCCGCATCGGGGTCCTCGCCGCCGATGGCGAGCTCCCCGACGAGCTGCGGGACGCGCACGAAGCGGCCGACAAGGCCCTCTACAGCCTGGTCAGGCAGGCGCTCGGCGGCCGGGTCCGGTGGGCGCTGACCGGCGGCGCGCCCATCGCGCCGGACACCGTCGACTTCCTGCGGGCCTGCGGCATCGCGTTCTACGAGGGGTACGGGATGACGGAGTCGGCGGGCGTCCTCACCCTCAACCACCCGGGGGCGGTGCGGTACGGGACCGTCGGCCGGCCGGTCGACGGCGTCGAACTCCGCATCGCCGACGACGGGGAGGTCCTGGCCCGTGGCGCCATGGTCTTCCCGGGCTACCACGACAACCCCGGGGCCACCCGTGATGTGCTCGACGCCGAAGGCTGGCTGCACACGGGTGACCTGGGCGCGCTCGACGCCGACGGGTATCTCACGATCACCGGCCGCAAGAAGGACCTCATCATCACCTCGGGCGGCAAGAACCTCACCCCCTCCCTGACCGAACTCGCCATCCAGGCCTCGCGGTTCGTCTCCCGCGCGGTGATGGTCGGCGACCACCGGCCCTACCCGGTCGCGCTCGTCACCCTGGACGCGGAGGAGGTCGCGGGATGGGCGGAGCGCGCAGGTGTGACACTGACCGTCCCCGTCTCCCGCGACCCGCGCGTACGCCTTCTCGTCCAGGAGGCCGTGGACGCCGCCAACGCCACGGCGTCCCGCCCCGCCCGCATCCGCGACTTCACCGTCCTGGAAGGCGACTTCACGGTGGAGGACGGCCTGCTCACACCGAGCCTGAAGGTGCGCAGGAAGGCGGTGACGGAGCGGTACGCGCAGGTGGTGGAGGAGCTGTACGAGCGGGGGCACGCGCCCCGGTAG
- a CDS encoding lipase family protein produces MHTRTSARAWAVVAALGLSAITPLTAAHAAAVPTGTPTTTETPAKAASPGDIVSSEPSSFHPLPGQPTDTRAWKIHYRSTTAKGEPNTVSGTVIVPQDGRKGPRPLITYAVGTVGVGDHCAPSAGFPKGTTVEANLIQQLTLRGWAVAVTDYEGLGTPGDHTYTVGRAEGQAVLDAARAAIRLPEAGLGKDTPVGIMGYSQGGQASSWAAELHGSYAPELDVKGTATGGVPGDLLKVAKFNDGLYGSGLIFMAAIGQNAAFPELKLDSYLNSKGRTLIGALRNSCVADGSVLGSFKTIASMTTKNPLDQPDWKQRLTESRVGSARPDAPVYQYHALGDELIPYAVGKQVRKEWCGRGANVEWHTVPVGEHVSGVITQSPLAAQWLADRFAGKEARGNC; encoded by the coding sequence ATGCACACACGTACCAGCGCCAGAGCGTGGGCCGTGGTGGCCGCGCTCGGCCTGTCGGCCATCACCCCGCTCACCGCGGCGCACGCCGCCGCCGTACCCACCGGCACCCCCACGACCACCGAGACCCCCGCGAAAGCCGCGTCCCCCGGCGACATCGTGTCCTCCGAACCCAGCAGCTTCCACCCGCTCCCCGGCCAGCCGACCGACACCAGGGCCTGGAAGATCCACTACCGCTCGACCACGGCCAAGGGCGAGCCGAACACCGTCTCGGGCACGGTCATCGTGCCCCAGGACGGCAGGAAGGGCCCCCGCCCCCTGATCACGTACGCCGTGGGGACCGTCGGGGTCGGCGACCACTGCGCCCCCAGCGCGGGCTTCCCCAAGGGCACCACCGTGGAGGCCAACCTCATCCAGCAGCTCACCCTGCGGGGCTGGGCGGTCGCCGTCACCGACTACGAAGGCCTCGGCACACCGGGCGACCACACGTACACCGTGGGCCGCGCCGAGGGGCAGGCCGTGCTGGACGCCGCCCGCGCCGCGATCCGCCTGCCCGAGGCGGGTCTCGGCAAGGACACGCCGGTCGGCATCATGGGCTACTCGCAGGGCGGCCAGGCCTCGTCGTGGGCGGCCGAGCTGCACGGTTCGTACGCTCCCGAGCTCGACGTCAAGGGCACGGCGACCGGCGGCGTACCCGGTGACCTGCTGAAGGTCGCGAAGTTCAACGACGGCCTGTACGGGTCGGGCCTGATCTTCATGGCGGCGATCGGCCAGAACGCGGCCTTCCCCGAGCTGAAGCTCGACTCCTACCTCAACTCCAAGGGCAGGACGCTCATCGGCGCCCTGCGCAACTCCTGCGTCGCGGACGGCTCGGTGCTCGGCTCGTTCAAGACGATCGCGTCCATGACGACGAAGAACCCCCTCGACCAGCCCGACTGGAAGCAGCGCCTGACCGAGTCCCGGGTCGGGTCGGCACGGCCGGACGCGCCCGTGTACCAGTACCACGCGCTCGGCGACGAGCTCATCCCGTACGCCGTGGGCAAGCAGGTCCGCAAGGAATGGTGCGGGCGGGGCGCGAACGTCGAGTGGCACACGGTGCCGGTCGGTGAGCACGTCAGCGGCGTGATCACGCAGTCGCCGCTCGCCGCGCAGTGGCTGGCGGACCGGTTCGCGGGCAAGGAGGCGCGCGGCAACTGCTGA
- a CDS encoding molybdopterin-dependent oxidoreductase, whose translation MTARTTPRPPSDAPSPASAPAPTATPPLTPPPEDPSHGDPAPGPDFITPVDNVFVRSHLGGFPDIDAAAWTLTVEGLVERPLRLDLATLRAIPADQLTAVHECFGSPLRPETPTRAVTNIEWTGLPLAALLDRAGPLPTARHVLFEGADTGSFHGEDGLSYVKDLPLETARRDVFLAHGMNGEPLRVRHGYPLRAVVPRMFGTNSVKWLTRIVLTDERPEHMFTTTFYTRTLPGHDTPQPVRALDVNSKILSPDAEAELPYTGWAFRGRAWSTTEVVRLDLSFDGGPWEPATLDVPGGDPAWQGFSLRRALAPGRHTVRSRATDAAGRVQPPPGARNSVHEVRFTVGARTSRRPQRNTARR comes from the coding sequence ATGACCGCACGCACCACGCCCCGCCCGCCGTCCGACGCGCCCTCGCCCGCGTCCGCGCCCGCCCCGACGGCCACGCCGCCGCTGACGCCGCCGCCCGAGGACCCCTCGCACGGGGATCCGGCCCCCGGCCCCGACTTCATCACGCCGGTGGACAACGTCTTCGTCCGCAGTCACCTCGGCGGCTTCCCCGACATCGACGCCGCGGCCTGGACCCTGACGGTCGAGGGCCTGGTGGAACGCCCCCTGCGCCTGGACCTCGCGACGCTCCGCGCCATCCCGGCGGACCAACTCACCGCCGTCCACGAGTGCTTCGGCAGCCCGCTGCGGCCCGAGACGCCGACGCGCGCGGTGACGAACATCGAGTGGACGGGCCTGCCCCTCGCCGCCCTCCTGGACCGCGCGGGCCCGCTGCCCACCGCCCGGCACGTGCTGTTCGAGGGTGCCGACACCGGCTCCTTCCACGGCGAGGACGGCCTCTCGTACGTGAAGGACCTCCCCCTGGAGACCGCGCGCCGCGATGTGTTCCTCGCCCACGGCATGAACGGCGAGCCGCTGCGCGTCCGGCACGGGTATCCGCTGCGGGCCGTGGTCCCGCGGATGTTCGGCACGAACTCGGTGAAGTGGCTGACCCGGATCGTGCTGACGGACGAACGCCCGGAGCACATGTTCACGACGACCTTCTACACGCGGACGCTTCCGGGGCACGACACCCCGCAGCCGGTGCGCGCGCTGGACGTCAACAGCAAGATCCTCTCCCCCGACGCGGAAGCCGAACTCCCCTACACCGGCTGGGCGTTCAGAGGCCGCGCCTGGAGCACGACAGAGGTCGTCCGCCTCGACCTCTCCTTCGACGGCGGCCCGTGGGAGCCCGCCACCCTCGACGTCCCCGGCGGCGACCCGGCCTGGCAGGGTTTCTCCCTGCGCCGCGCGCTGGCGCCGGGCCGGCACACGGTCCGCTCGCGCGCGACGGACGCGGCGGGACGCGTCCAGCCGCCGCCGGGCGCACGGAACTCCGTGCACGAGGTCCGGTTCACGGTGGGCGCTCGCACAAGCCGCAGGCCTCAACGGAACACCGCCCGCCGCTAA
- a CDS encoding AzlD domain-containing protein — MNATLACVLALAAGTYVFRLAGPVLHGRVELPARFQEMLTVGATVLLVALLATGALTEGQGFAGWARPAGVLAGGVLAWRRAPFAVVVVGAAATTALLRLAGVR; from the coding sequence ATGAACGCCACGCTCGCCTGCGTCCTCGCCCTGGCCGCGGGAACGTACGTCTTCCGGCTCGCCGGGCCCGTCCTGCACGGACGCGTCGAACTCCCCGCCCGCTTCCAGGAGATGCTGACCGTGGGCGCCACCGTGCTGCTCGTCGCGCTGCTCGCCACCGGTGCGCTCACCGAGGGGCAGGGCTTCGCGGGGTGGGCGAGGCCCGCCGGGGTGCTGGCCGGCGGGGTGCTCGCCTGGCGCAGGGCGCCGTTCGCCGTGGTCGTGGTGGGCGCGGCGGCGACGACGGCGCTGCTGCGGCTGGCCGGGGTGCGGTAG
- a CDS encoding tetratricopeptide repeat protein, with product MPEETSQSRPARLEQALACFHEARGLTDPEESPGVYGIILHDIADTYRDAHDLKEAVEYFRQAVSYKQRADNPSDLATTMTALANTLVAMGERSEARDILEQLAAEVPKIGDTERRAAVLHNMALTYEELGRMGVEGAYADAVASCQAVLALIDGASDPGWYASVLKDMGDVYDAQDMLPQAHAAYEEAVRHTRRMESTSASLITVLIALGRTSRRLGKREGETTVSGDGAAVNGARFDAVRSQPRGASSEPPSDAPPPPDGPPPEGKASDEES from the coding sequence ATGCCGGAAGAGACCAGCCAGTCGCGGCCCGCCCGTCTGGAACAGGCCCTCGCCTGCTTCCACGAGGCGCGCGGGCTGACCGACCCCGAGGAGTCGCCGGGCGTCTACGGCATCATCCTGCACGACATCGCCGACACCTACCGCGACGCCCACGACCTCAAGGAGGCCGTCGAGTACTTCCGGCAGGCCGTCTCGTACAAGCAGCGGGCCGACAATCCGAGCGACCTCGCCACGACGATGACGGCCCTCGCCAACACGCTGGTCGCGATGGGCGAGCGGTCCGAGGCGCGGGACATTCTCGAGCAACTCGCCGCGGAGGTACCGAAGATCGGGGACACCGAGCGGCGCGCCGCGGTCCTGCACAACATGGCCCTCACCTACGAAGAGCTGGGCCGCATGGGCGTCGAGGGGGCCTATGCCGACGCCGTGGCCTCCTGCCAGGCGGTGCTCGCCCTGATCGACGGCGCGTCCGACCCCGGCTGGTACGCGTCCGTGCTCAAGGACATGGGGGACGTCTACGACGCGCAGGACATGCTGCCGCAGGCCCACGCCGCGTACGAGGAGGCCGTCCGCCACACCCGCCGCATGGAGTCCACGTCCGCCTCGCTGATCACCGTCCTGATCGCCCTCGGCCGCACGAGCAGGCGGCTCGGCAAGCGGGAGGGGGAGACGACGGTGTCCGGCGACGGCGCGGCGGTCAACGGCGCCCGGTTCGACGCCGTGCGGTCTCAGCCGCGCGGCGCCTCCTCGGAGCCCCCGTCGGACGCGCCCCCGCCGCCGGACGGCCCGCCACCGGAGGGGAAGGCGTCCGACGAGGAGTCGTAG
- a CDS encoding ScbR family autoregulator-binding transcription factor, with product MPEPKQERAQKTREEILRAAAEVFDERGYSGASMREIMNRAGVTLGAVYFHFPNKEALALAVMRAQPASIVPALKSQGLQRLVDITFVWAHKLQTDPTLRAGVRLTSEQTGFGLDDATPYREWARIMEECLTDGRTAGDVRPDVDVRTLAEFIVSACTGLQAYSLLATGREDLPERTRAMWRLLMPAIATASAADSIDVSESREAAVNA from the coding sequence ATGCCGGAACCGAAGCAGGAGCGGGCCCAGAAGACGCGCGAGGAAATCCTTCGCGCCGCCGCTGAGGTCTTCGACGAACGCGGGTACAGCGGTGCCAGCATGCGGGAGATCATGAACCGCGCCGGTGTGACGCTCGGAGCCGTCTACTTCCACTTCCCCAACAAGGAAGCGCTGGCCCTGGCGGTGATGCGGGCCCAGCCCGCGAGCATCGTGCCCGCCCTGAAGTCGCAGGGCCTCCAGCGCCTGGTGGACATCACGTTCGTGTGGGCGCACAAGCTCCAGACGGACCCGACGCTGCGCGCGGGCGTCCGCCTCACCAGCGAACAGACCGGCTTCGGCCTCGACGACGCCACGCCCTACCGGGAGTGGGCCCGGATCATGGAGGAGTGCCTCACCGACGGCCGCACGGCGGGCGACGTCCGCCCGGACGTCGACGTCCGCACGCTGGCCGAGTTCATCGTCTCCGCGTGTACGGGCCTCCAGGCGTACTCCCTGCTGGCGACCGGCCGCGAGGACCTGCCCGAGCGGACCCGGGCCATGTGGCGGCTGCTCATGCCCGCCATCGCCACGGCGAGCGCCGCCGACAGCATCGACGTGAGCGAGTCGCGGGAGGCCGCGGTCAACGCCTGA
- a CDS encoding aminoglycoside phosphotransferase family protein, whose protein sequence is MKSPEITEPLLRTLLKEQHPDLADLEIRRAARGWDNELWRLGDDLALRMPRTERAPGLLRKEYRWLPAMAPGLPLPVPTPLRLGVPSTRFPEPWTVAAWVPGTPADRTPVSRSAQAAEALGDFLRTLHEPAPPGAPPHQGRGGPLRPLADDFPGRLADLSPEDTGIGTDDAHTLRALWDDAVAAPAWQGPPTWLHCDLHPANVVVADGALTGVLDFGELCAGDPATDLGAAWLLLPQGAAPRFFEAYGRADPAMIRRAKGWAAIQSLALIDVGRNGERGLPGGKVTWGHAGRATIQRLVGR, encoded by the coding sequence ATCAAGTCCCCCGAGATCACCGAACCGTTACTGCGCACCCTCCTCAAGGAACAGCACCCGGATCTGGCGGATCTGGAGATCCGCCGGGCCGCCAGGGGCTGGGACAACGAACTCTGGCGCCTGGGCGACGACTTGGCGCTGCGCATGCCCCGCACGGAGCGCGCGCCCGGACTCCTGCGCAAGGAGTACCGCTGGCTGCCGGCCATGGCGCCGGGCCTCCCCCTTCCCGTTCCGACACCCCTGCGCTTGGGTGTCCCGTCCACCCGCTTCCCGGAACCGTGGACCGTGGCGGCCTGGGTGCCGGGCACACCGGCGGACCGCACACCGGTCAGCCGCAGCGCCCAGGCCGCGGAAGCCCTCGGCGACTTCCTGCGAACACTGCACGAACCCGCGCCGCCGGGGGCGCCCCCGCACCAGGGCAGGGGCGGCCCACTGCGCCCGCTCGCAGACGACTTCCCCGGCCGGCTCGCGGACCTGTCGCCCGAGGACACCGGCATCGGAACGGACGACGCGCACACCCTCCGCGCCCTCTGGGACGACGCCGTCGCGGCCCCCGCCTGGCAGGGCCCGCCCACCTGGCTGCACTGCGACCTGCACCCCGCGAACGTCGTGGTCGCCGACGGCGCCCTCACCGGAGTGCTCGACTTCGGAGAACTCTGCGCGGGAGACCCGGCGACGGACCTCGGCGCGGCGTGGCTCCTCCTGCCGCAGGGCGCCGCCCCCCGCTTCTTCGAGGCGTACGGCCGCGCCGACCCGGCGATGATCCGCCGGGCCAAGGGCTGGGCGGCCATCCAGTCCCTCGCCCTCATCGACGTCGGCCGCAACGGCGAACGGGGTCTGCCCGGCGGCAAGGTGACCTGGGGGCATGCGGGGCGGGCGACGATTCAGCGGCTGGTCGGTCGGTAG